A single genomic interval of Malania oleifera isolate guangnan ecotype guangnan chromosome 11, ASM2987363v1, whole genome shotgun sequence harbors:
- the LOC131168333 gene encoding ribonucleoside-diphosphate reductase small chain, producing the protein MPSMPEEPLLAPNPDRFCMFPIQYPQIWEMYKKAEASFWTAEEVDLSQDLRHWEALTGDERHFISHVLAFFAASDGIVLENLAGRFMKEVQVAEARAFYGFQIAIENIHSEMYSLLLESYIRDPNEKNKLFHAIDTVPCVAKKADWALRWIDSSESFAERILAFACVEGIFFSGSFCAIFWLKKRGLMPGLTFSNELISRDEGLHCDFACLLYGLLRSKLSEKRVKGIVADAVNIEREFVCDALPCALVGMNGDLMSQYIEFVADRLLGALGYSKIYNVPNPFDWMELISLQGKTNFFEKRVGEYQKASVMSSLNGNGGTHVFKMDEDF; encoded by the coding sequence ATGCCTTCAATGCCGGAAGAGCCCTTGTTGGCTCCAAACCCAGATCGGTTCTGCATGTTCCCGATTCAGTACCCGCAGATTTGGGAAATGTACAAGAAGGCTGAGGCCTCGTTCTGGACCGCCGAGGAGGTCGATCTCTCCCAGGACCTCCGCCATTGGGAGGCACTCACCGGGGACGAAAGGCACTTCATCAGTCACGTCCTCGCCTTCTTCGCTGCCTCCGACGGTATCGTCCTCGAGAACCTCGCCGGAAGGTTCATGAAGGAGGTCCAGGTCGCCGAGGCCCGCGCCTTCTACGGCTTTCAGATCGCCATTGAGAACATCCACTCCGAGATGTACAGCCTCCTCCTCGAATCCTACATCAGGGATCCAAACGAAAAGAACAAGCTCTTCCACGCAATCGATACCGTCCCCTGCGTCGCCAAGAAGGCCGATTGGGCCCTCCGGTGGATAGACAGCTCGGAATCGTTCGCTGAGCGTATCCTCGCCTTCGCCTGCGTCGAGGGTATCTTCTTTTCCGGCAGCTTCTGCGCCATATTTTGGCTGAAGAAGCGCGGGTTGATGCCAGGGTTGACTTTCTCGAACGAGCTAATCTCCCGTGACGAAGGCTTACACTGCGATTTCGCGTGTTTGCTGTACGGGTTACTGAGGTCGAAGTTGAGTGAGAAGCGAGTCAAGGGAATCGTCGCCGATGCAGTGAACATAGAGCGGGAGTTCGTGTGCGACGCGTTACCTTGCGCCCTCGTGGGGATGAACGGCGATCTGATGAGCCAATACATCGAGTTTGTGGCTGATCGGCTTCTGGGTGCATTGGGATACAGCAAAATCTACAACGTCCCAAACCCGTTTGATTGGATGGAGCTGATCTCCCTGCAAGGAAAGACCAATTTTTTCGAGAAGAGGGTCGGGGAGTACCAGAAGGCTTCGGTGATGTCGAGCTTGAACGGGAATGGAGGAACACATGTGTTCAAAATGGACGAAGATTTCTGA